A single region of the Rhodospirillales bacterium genome encodes:
- a CDS encoding helix-turn-helix transcriptional regulator translates to MSITTAQIRGARGILGWSQQDLAEHTGISATSIGSIENGQSTPREKTLLTIRKAFESSGIEFLGLEGVKQRKGDVRVLHGHDGVMAWYDDLYQVGVTDKRPYLLSNVNEDAFLKIIGPEFLEKHKKRVKELNLHYKILIKEGDTNFISSDWGEYRWAPKETFGYVQFFVYGDKLSLLLFEKEEPEIIIIHYPAVAEAYRLQFQLAWDSAKIIEEGKR, encoded by the coding sequence ATGAGCATTACAACAGCACAGATACGTGGCGCCAGGGGCATACTGGGCTGGAGCCAGCAAGACCTTGCCGAGCATACGGGAATCTCGGCGACATCCATTGGCAGTATTGAAAACGGCCAGTCCACCCCGCGCGAAAAAACCCTCTTAACCATCCGCAAGGCTTTCGAAAGCTCCGGGATTGAGTTTTTGGGATTGGAAGGAGTTAAGCAAAGAAAAGGAGACGTGAGAGTACTTCATGGACACGATGGAGTCATGGCATGGTATGATGATCTGTATCAAGTCGGTGTAACAGATAAACGCCCTTACTTACTGAGCAATGTCAATGAAGATGCCTTTTTAAAAATTATCGGCCCTGAGTTTTTGGAAAAACACAAAAAAAGGGTAAAAGAATTAAACCTGCACTACAAAATATTAATCAAAGAGGGAGATACAAATTTTATTTCTTCTGATTGGGGAGAATATCGCTGGGCTCCAAAAGAAACTTTTGGCTATGTACAGTTCTTTGTCTACGGCGACAAATTGTCTCTATTGCTTTTTGAGAAAGAAGAGCCTGAAATCATTATCATTCATTACCCCGCCGTTGCTGAAGCATATAGACTGCAGTTCCAACTTGCATGGGATAGTGCGAAAATTATAGAAGAAGGCAAAAGATAG
- a CDS encoding L-histidine N(alpha)-methyltransferase — MSAQTPLLSDLGIGKFGLRIMSKLGLSPAPSAMPSYQTESSPLLTSGNMKSEGIGTPSDIITFSREGQPSLEERFYNLFKGKTHGDFNPELYTNGGAKAFLEMAHGTKGYQQETGDLAVLKDNKSKISEFLENAKTIVLVGPGSCDKELELLRLAPKVKEVFIYELSPEFNEHAYWRVSQFAAQELGHSVDIKAYNCDFRRPPFEPSHGPASVICIGGLTNPENMPKESFPSGHYADFLESLKRLSDPRKENDPRSKILMSFTTASSEDQMRGIYDNAAFHKWILHPLNRLQRTGNVEGLKPEAFKYTGTYYETSGLFAHHIEATETQSLSLRFTDSQTGKERKEKISVFEGSRFNLLTSTGMRTDNLSTVARDVGLDTDQILQARDPQIFQRWQIFSLS, encoded by the coding sequence ATGAGTGCTCAAACCCCACTACTTTCGGATTTAGGAATCGGAAAATTCGGTTTGCGTATTATGAGCAAACTGGGCTTATCTCCTGCACCGTCTGCCATGCCTTCTTATCAAACGGAATCCTCGCCGTTATTAACTTCCGGTAACATGAAATCGGAAGGTATTGGCACCCCCTCCGATATCATAACCTTCAGTAGAGAGGGGCAGCCATCTCTGGAAGAGCGTTTTTACAACCTTTTCAAAGGCAAAACGCATGGGGATTTCAACCCTGAGCTCTACACAAACGGCGGGGCAAAAGCCTTTCTTGAAATGGCTCACGGCACAAAGGGATACCAACAAGAAACCGGTGATCTTGCCGTCCTCAAAGACAATAAATCAAAAATTTCTGAGTTTTTAGAAAATGCAAAAACAATTGTTTTGGTGGGACCTGGAAGCTGCGACAAAGAATTAGAGCTTCTTAGGCTTGCCCCCAAGGTAAAAGAGGTCTTTATTTATGAGTTATCGCCAGAATTTAATGAGCACGCTTATTGGAGGGTAAGCCAATTCGCCGCACAAGAATTAGGCCATAGCGTTGATATCAAAGCATATAACTGTGACTTCAGACGCCCGCCATTTGAACCAAGCCATGGCCCCGCATCTGTTATATGCATCGGTGGTTTAACAAACCCAGAAAACATGCCAAAGGAAAGTTTTCCTTCAGGTCATTACGCTGATTTCCTTGAAAGCCTGAAACGGTTATCCGACCCAAGAAAAGAAAATGATCCTCGAAGTAAAATATTGATGAGCTTTACAACGGCAAGCAGCGAAGACCAAATGAGAGGCATCTATGACAATGCAGCCTTTCACAAGTGGATACTTCACCCTCTGAACCGCCTTCAAAGAACAGGAAACGTAGAAGGCTTAAAGCCTGAGGCGTTTAAGTATACAGGAACTTACTACGAAACATCGGGACTGTTTGCGCATCATATTGAGGCAACGGAAACACAAAGTCTTTCTTTACGCTTTACAGACAGTCAGACAGGCAAAGAAAGAAAAGAAAAAATTTCTGTTTTTGAAGGCAGCCGATTTAATTTGTTAACATCGACGGGGATGCGTACCGACAACCTGTCTACCGTTGCTCGTGATGTGGGGCTGGATACCGACCAGATCTTACAAGCCAGAGATCCCCAGATTTTTCAGAGATGGCAAATTTTTTCCCTTAGTTAA